The Amblyomma americanum isolate KBUSLIRL-KWMA chromosome 11, ASM5285725v1, whole genome shotgun sequence genome includes the window AAGTAAGAGGGGCCATGTGGTGAtctacggaataatttctaccacgtggggatcttcaaCGAGCACCCACAtctcgcagcacacgggcgccttttgcgttacgCGACCTGCATGTCGAATCGAACCCTGGAACTTCGGCTCAATAATCGAGCGTCCTAAcaactcagccaacgcggcggctgaaAAATGGAGGGAAGAAACATAGGACAAAAAAGGCTTCCGTAATTGCGCTCTTAAGCAGGCTTAGTGCATTCGTGAAATTTTAAGTATATGCGTTGTGTGAGCTGCGGCTTTGTGTgcaaagctctctctctctctttcttcatctctGCTTGCAGCAGTTACAGTTCGCACCGGCCGTCGCACCTGGCGACAGGGGCGACGGCGGCCGCCTAGAGACCCGGCGTTGCCGCGACGAGTTCGCCGTCATCGAGACGCGGCCTGCGCACATCGACAACAAGAGGGGCACTTCGGGCAGCCCCATCAAGGTTGTGGCCAACTACTTCCGGCTCATCTCCATGCCCCAGTGCTGCATACACCAGTACCACGTGCAGTTCACGCCGACGGTTGAGTCTAGTCGCATGAGGCGCGCCCTGCTCGCGGACTACATGCACATCTTCGACAAGTGCCTCGTGTTCGACGGCATGTCTGACTTGAAGTCGCCCAAGCGGCTGAACCAGGACATCACCGAGGTGTTCCCGCAGCGGCGCACCGACGGCAAGATTATCTGCGTCCGCTTCAAGTGGGTCCAGGAACTGGCCCCGTTCAACCCGGAGCTGCTGCGCCTCTTCAACACGCAGATGCGCCGCAACCTGGAGCGCCTGGACTTTGTGCAGATCAACCGGTACTTCTTCGACAAGCGCGCCGTGGCGAGCATTCCGCAGCACGCGCTCGAGCTGTGGCAGGGGCTCCTCACGGCCATTGGTCAGCACGATGCGGGCGTCCTGTTGGTGACGGACACGCTGCACAAGGTGCTGCGTCGCGACAGCGTCTTCGACCTCATGTCTCAGATCCAGCATGTCCCGAACTACAAGGACGAGTGCGTGAAACGGGTGGCCGGCTGCATTGTCCTGACGCCCTACAACAACAAGACATACAGGGTGGACGACATTGACTGGGAGCAGAACCCGGCCTGCACCTTTGAAACCAAGGAGGGGTCCAAGACCTACGCTGACTACTACCGGGTGCGTGTTGCTACTAGTGGCATGTTATAGGTTCTGTTCAAAGTGGTGAATTAACTGGTGGCGTCGTCACCGTCACATGACAAACTTCCAATATATTATGCCAAGAGGGTCCATTCCGAAGTGGTACCcgaatttttccaagtttctctCTCTATCTGGCTCAGCCGCCTTTCACTGAATCGCGTTTTCCTTCCATTGCTGTCATCTTTCTGTGGCAAACCACTAGCTATCTGGCATACAGCCCATTTAGTTTCCTCAAAAATTTATTCATGTGTTGCAAAGCCCAGTGTATGTGAGAGTGCGTATGCTTAGCAGTATAGATGCAAGTACGACCGACCCCATCTGACTTTGGGCGATGCCATGTGCAGGAGCAGTACGAGAGGCGCATCCGCGACATGCGCCAGCCGCTGCTGGTGGTCCGTCCCAAGGAAAAGGACCTGCGCGCCGGCCGCACGCAGAACATCTACCTGGTGCCGGAGCTGTGTGTCCTGACGGGACTCACTGACGAGGTGGGCAGTCGGTTTGAATGTAGTCCTGTTTGACCTTTTCTACGGCGGCCACTGTTTATAATGGGTATAACTCCTGTGTTCGCGACTTGGCCGTAGACGTCCGCACAACCAGGGGCGTTTAAGAAGGAGGCGGGGAGAGATCAGGCCATCCTAGCTCCACCGCTTGGCCAGTACTCTCGCCCATAACGCATCGCCAGCGTGCTGCAGCCATCAGGCTCGGAGTCACGTGAGCAACAGCTCATGCCGTGCCGTGGCCTTTCATGCAGTAGCATTTGAGTAGCTAGGGTTTATGCACCTCTGCTTTCCCACATTTATAGAATTTAGGCGAAAATTCTCTCTCCTTTTTATTCGCGCACTACCACATAAATTCGTTATTCTATTATATGCATAGAGGCTATGCCAGCGTAGCTTCAGGGGCGTTTGAATCAACTCTAAATTTCCCCACTAGGCGCCGGCAGATTTCTCCGCTAGACCTCGGCCGTATTGGTTGAACAGGCGAAGCCCGTCTTAAGTTTCCTCGATTGCGTTTCGACAGAAGCAACAGGGTCCCTATCGGACAACGCTATAGTGACGCCTCAAATGGACTGTCTGTCTCTAAGCATACAAAAGGCGACATTTTATAGAGTACCTTTCCGGTGTAAACTATTACGAGCACTTCGCAGGCGTTATCTTCGGCGGTGGTAAGTATTCCGAGCTTCGCTCCCTTTCCTCCCACCCAGTGGGCGAAGGAGAGGTGCTTTGTTAGGTCACATAAGTGCTCGCTCTCCGAGCGTGTCAGCAGCTTTAAGCGTGCTTCGCTGTATCCGTATCGGCGTATTTCCCGAGAAGCTTGCTTTATTGCGATGCGCGGCGTACTCGTGGGTTTGCTACGAGATATGCCTTCAGCCTTTTCCGTGATTAGTACGCGGTAACAGGAACATTCGCGATAAGCCGCTACGCTTTAAGCGGGCATCAAGATATGTGGCTGAATGGACGCGGAGGCGGGGGATTTCATGCTGCAACTTCCTAAGCGCATGTATTGCTCATACGAGTACTGCTGGAGCTGGCTTTACGTGGTTTTACTGCATTACAAAACTGGCACTGCAATGCATAGAACTTAGTATGTACTAAAAACCTGAATATAATATTGAAAGATTGGAAAGCAGAAATAGGGGAGTTGTGCTTCTTCTACATAAGGTTCTTGTTCGAATTAATTTGAAGGTGCTACAAACGTTTTCCAGCAACTGACTTGGGGAAGGGAAGGCGTCAGCATCTTTTACCGTTCCTTGTAGAACCATAAAGCGCGCCAAGTTTAAGCCACGGCCACATGAATGAATGCATTTGGTGGGAACTAGAAGATTGCGGACCCCGAGCTTTGTCGTGGTCGCTAAGGGCACATGTGCTCCTACAAAGTCTAGTCTGGGCAATTTTTAAAACTGGATTAGCGTATAATGGGTATACGGGCCTtctgggacccgaccctaaaatCTTTGGCGGACTCTGAACcgttggaggtacccagataagtGCGGCTGTCCGCCACcaccgtggctgagtggttatggtgctcgcccTCTGACCTCAACgacacgggctcgatccctgccgcagcggtcgcatttcgatggaggcgaatttgcGGAGGCCCGCGTACCGTGCAttttcagtgcaggttaaagaagtccacgtggttgaaattatccgaagaccctccactgcggcgtccctacATAACCTGAGTTGCTCTGGGCCGGCCATAGACCCCAAACCACAGTTGCCGTCTAACGGGCCCTTATTTCCCTCGCAGATGCGGGCCAATGTGTCCGTGATGCGGGACCTGGCTCAGCACATGCGCGTGGAGCCTTCCAAACGGGTGCGGAACCTGCTCGAGTTCATGGACCGCATCAACAACAACGATGCTATCCGCAACGACATGGACAGCTGGGGTCTCCGGTTCGACGACTCGCTCGTCAGAATCGACGCCCGCGTGCTGCCGCCCGAGAAGGTGATGCAAGGCAGCAACGCGTACCGCTACAGCGCGGCCACGGCCGACTTCTCGCGCGAGACGCGCGACCGGCCGCTGCACGTGGCCGTCGCCGTCGAGTCGTGGATCGTCCTTTGCCACCGGCGCGAGGAGGCCAACGTGACGGAATTCGTGCGCACCCTGATGTCCGTGTGCCCGCCCATGGGCGTCAAGATCGGGCAACCGCGTCTGGTGCTGCTGGACGACGACCGGCCCTCAGGCTTCGTGGAAGCCCTGCGCCAGCTTGGTAGAGGCGGCAATATTCAGCTGGCTTTGATCGTGCTTCCCAACAACCGCAAGGACCGCTACGACCTCATCAAGAAGGAGGCCTGCGTCGACCTCGGCCTCCACACACAGGTGGGCCGAGGCTTTTGTTCTTTGTCGCCCGAAGCGGGTAGCGAGATCCGGTAAAAACTCTGGATTTACTTTTCAAGACTTCTCCGGAGCCTGTTTTTGCGATACTGTAAGATGACCATTGTACAGGGGGCCTGCAGCTTCGTCAAGTGGTCTTcatggcagctttttctgcataCCGTTAGCATCCTGTATATTGTATTTGATGCAAACAAGCATTATTATTATCGTTATTATGAAGCGCTTAGTTCGGCTTCCTTGAAACACAATTAGAATCAGTTGTAATGAGTGTCCCTTTTTGCGTTTTACTGCAAAAATTGGGAAATGGTGTGGTAAAGTGTGATGTGGTGTGCTTTTCGGGACTCAAATAATTTTGAGTTACCTCATTTCAGTCGTTATTCGGTTGGTTCTTTAGTATAATTGGAGGCTCCAGTTGGCCATAACTGGCCAGAACACTGTGCGCAAAAAGAATAATCGCGTCATTTGAGATGCTGAGCACCGAGCAAGTCTCTGGCCATCGCATCCATGACTGGTTGGTCGTGCTGTAATGTATATTACTGTCAATATTAGCTGTTGCCTCTTTTCCCTGCGCTGTGAACGCTTACGTCAAGAGCGATGTGGTGGCTGTCTAGGTGTGAAAATTTGTCGACTTGTATGTAAGTGTTTATATAGCAAGGAGCTGTAGGGTAAGATGATGCAAGTAGACTGAGGAAAGCAAAGTCATTTCTAACGCAGTACAGTGCATAATGGTGACGATGgctactagttttttttttggtacacTTTCCAGGTGATGCTCGCCCGCACCATCGGCAACCGCAAGACCATTCGCTCTGTGGCCACCAAggtagcagtgcagctgaactgcaaGCTGGGCGGCGAGGCCTGGTGCCTGGACATCCCTCTGGCCAGCACCATGGTGATCGGCTACGACACCTACCGCGACTCGAGCTCACCCCATGGCTCGGCGGGCGCCTTCGTGGCCAGCATAAACAGGAGCCTGACGCGGTGGTACTCGCGCGTCTCCTTTTATGACACCCACCAGGAGCTGGGCCACTCGCTCGCCTCACTCCTGCGCGACGCGCTGCGCAAGTACTCGCAGTGCAACGACGGCGCCTCGCCCGACCGCATCATATTCTTCCGCGACGGGGTGTCCGACGGACAGATCCCCCAGGTGGGCAAGGCAACTTTTTACCCAGAAAACCCGGCGTtcttggcgttgtgagcgaaaagtctCGTGCATGGATAGGACAGCTGGTTGTGCACAGAGACCAACCCACTCTCCAAACACGAAAACGCTTGCATGGTAGTAGAATGAGACTAAGCTTTCCTCTAGCGCAGCGCCTTTCATGAAAGCGGGTGTGCGCttgaagacagcttactcccctttttattcctttctgtttatagtgtaggaggcaggtgggcagcATACGTCACATGACATTGCGACGTCGTCATAACCTGTCCTGAGGATAGGGAGCAAACTGCCCTCCGCGGCAgtttaaattattgattggttacCTGAAAAGAGAAACCTCTGCCGCAGAAGGCCCACCGCCgggagaacctgccatcgcagggcagtagcgcatcccttaactgctgcaccactgtaccACTACGCTAGGAAAGTATGAGGACTCTCATGGTTCTATGATTGTAgcgaatgaccttctgcatatccGGGAATCAAGCTATTATGCTGTCACGTCATACCTTTAGGGTGGAGCTTCAGTGTTCTCTCCAATTTTAGTTCTGTGGCCATTGAACTGTTACCATTTATTGGATTTGCGAATACTGGTTCTTTCTACAAGAGTGGAATTAGCCGGGCCCGTTGGATTATGGCACATaaataacagcgtgacagaccgGACAATAAGGAtgagacacaaacacgagcgctgactatcaactgaaaaaataaaatttattgcaCTGATGAAATTTATACTCCAGTGTCACACCCACAgtataaaaacataaaaaatttaaaaccaaGCACCAAGATTCTCCCGCGTTCGTAGCAATCAAGGAAACTAATCTGTTTCCTCTTCAAAGTGATAGAAGGTGTATTCACGCAATTCACTCCTTGTTTATGAATGGCATGCACTTCGAATAATGCGTGCACAAACTGTAGTATCTCCGGAGTACTTTGCTTTTGTCAAGAATTGCAGTGCACTTGCAGGTGGCCACGTGTTCAGGCAGATTCTTCCTCGTGCTGTCTTTGATATCTCTGCTATGTTCTCGCAGCCTATCATTTAAACAACGTCCAGTCTGTCCTATGTAGGATGATCCGCAGGACAAAAACGCAACATCGTAGaccacttcttttttttacattcgGTGAAAGGCCTTTCGTATTTCCTTTCGCACTGTTTTGGGCACTTCTCTTTTCGATTGAGGATTTTGTGAAGTTTGTTGAGTTTGTCAAGGTGCAGTATAAAAGCACCCTTACGCAGTACTGCCCCAAAGCTTTCTTCAAAGGATGACTCACGCCGTGCACATGTGGGATAACAACAGTTCTTTCACGTTCCTCTTGTTCCTGTGTCGTCGTGGCTGTCCGTTATAAATCTTTGAAAATATTGTAGCCAACACTTCAAAGAAGAACGTCCCTGAATCCGTCGATGTGCAACCTTTGTAGTTGGATCTTTAAGCTTTCTTCGCTACGATGCAGACATGACCTATTGAGGGTGCTTTTCAAAGCGCTTGTTAATACTGCTCTCTTTAGTAGTTTCGGGTGAGGCGAACTGTAAGGCGTGAAACCTTTCTTTGAGCGCGGGGTGTAGCACCAACACATGTGCTTTGGGTGCACGAACTCGCGCAAATCCAGGAACAGGTGTTGGACAGGTTGTCATGCGGTAATTCCTTCGTCAGAGTGAAATATTTAAGAGTGTCTTCGAATATCGTGAAAAATTCTGCTACACCACTATGGGGTCCCTTGGCAGAGGCCTTGTAGACgatcagaaagtcgtcaacatagCGGAAAACGTTGAGCGAGCTGCTGTTTTCGAGGGTTGTTTTCAGTTTTCTGTCGCAGCGGCCAAGTAGAAGATCGGTGAGAAGCGGCGCCACGGATGATCCTATATACATACTCCTTTTTTGCTGGATGTGAAGTCCATTAAGTCCATTTTTAAAGGTCATGAAGGTTGATCGCAGATAAAACCCCGGGACTTAAGGAAACTCGCACAAGTAATGTCACAGGCAGTTTGAAACCTAACGGTTCCCATTGTTTTGATGCTTTGCTTTACTGCCTCGAACTCGTGCGGAAGAGAGTAGTAGAAGTTTTTCAAGTCGACCGAGAGAATGTTTGCGCTTTGCGGGCACTGTTGTTCGAGCTACTCCCTCAGGTTCCTcagtcaggttttttttttttaccaggaaAGGGTCGTGCACTGTTGTCAAGGAAAAAGAGTTTTATAAATAAATAGTAACAAGAGCCTTGATAAGGACCCTCAATAGGTCATGTCTGCATCGTAGCGAACAAAGCTTTAAGAACAAACTGCAAAGAATGCGCATCGCCGGATTCCCGGACGCTGTTCTTTGTAGTGTTGGCTACAAAATTTTGAAAGATTTCCACCCGGAAGCCATGATCACTAAGGAACAAGAGGGAGGTGAAAAAACTTGCAGTCCCACATGTGCACGGCGTGAGTCATCCTTTGAAAGAACGCGGGAGAATCTGGCTGCTTGGTTTTAAAGTTCTTATATTTTTATGCTGTGGGCATGACCTTTGAGTATAAATTACGTGAGTGCAGTCAAATTTTCTTCAATTTGTTAGTTAGCGAAAGTGTTTGTCTGTCTTCATTTTTGCACCATCTGtgcgctgttatttatgtgtaGTTCTTTCTAGTTCA containing:
- the LOC144110051 gene encoding piwi-like protein 1, whose translation is MDKNSGGQAPPPLGRARGRSRGRARAVVVLPGAQAAPTVPQIPAAMAPPAALPRTPGVLRPATVSLPSMPAVDSVAGLSFSIDNMAIGDGAHLHQMAAMAPSAVVPQQLQFAPAVAPGDRGDGGRLETRRCRDEFAVIETRPAHIDNKRGTSGSPIKVVANYFRLISMPQCCIHQYHVQFTPTVESSRMRRALLADYMHIFDKCLVFDGMSDLKSPKRLNQDITEVFPQRRTDGKIICVRFKWVQELAPFNPELLRLFNTQMRRNLERLDFVQINRYFFDKRAVASIPQHALELWQGLLTAIGQHDAGVLLVTDTLHKVLRRDSVFDLMSQIQHVPNYKDECVKRVAGCIVLTPYNNKTYRVDDIDWEQNPACTFETKEGSKTYADYYREQYERRIRDMRQPLLVVRPKEKDLRAGRTQNIYLVPELCVLTGLTDEMRANVSVMRDLAQHMRVEPSKRVRNLLEFMDRINNNDAIRNDMDSWGLRFDDSLVRIDARVLPPEKVMQGSNAYRYSAATADFSRETRDRPLHVAVAVESWIVLCHRREEANVTEFVRTLMSVCPPMGVKIGQPRLVLLDDDRPSGFVEALRQLGRGGNIQLALIVLPNNRKDRYDLIKKEACVDLGLHTQVMLARTIGNRKTIRSVATKVAVQLNCKLGGEAWCLDIPLASTMVIGYDTYRDSSSPHGSAGAFVASINRSLTRWYSRVSFYDTHQELGHSLASLLRDALRKYSQCNDGASPDRIIFFRDGVSDGQIPQVKEWEINQIVASLQALFPGVQHKLAFVVVTKRISTRFFLPSRERVTNPPPGTVVDSDVTRPERYDFFLVSQSVRQGTVAPTLYNVIYDTTGLKPDHMQRLAYKLTHLYFNWPGTIRVPAPCQYAHKLAFLAGQSMHAEHNPRLSSTLYYL